From Andrena cerasifolii isolate SP2316 chromosome 12, iyAndCera1_principal, whole genome shotgun sequence, a single genomic window includes:
- the Not gene encoding ubiquitin carboxyl-terminal hydrolase nonstop — MSDHGCIHLNNFKAAKGIQPYKVIHSYFVTSTSTEARVRKAVSCLCHTCKTYKDRLHSCLHCIFFGCYVKGHIQEHAKTKKHFLAVDLCYGNILCFQCGDYVYDRELLGVAKTQWSESAKSLSFGEFYRAWEPTQIEADLLRKHPRRRRVVENSTIGLRGLINLGSTCFMNCIVQALIHTPLLRDYFLADRHHCPQPTRCLVCEVSHLFQEFYSGSKAPLTLHKLLHLIWTHARHLAGYEQQDAHEFFIATLDVLHRHCEAAPILVKDNPHHCNCIIDQIFTGGLQSDVVCQACNGVSTTIDPFWDISLDLGPTASASGSDSSGPPTSLLDCLERFTRAEHLGSSAKIKCSNCQTYQESTKQLTMKQLPIVASFHLKRFEHSSIQDKKISTFISFPEQLDMTPFMSHRRNGNNNSAMMDGLPKNGEDMAFSDNRYSLFAVINHEGSLETGHYTAFIRQQRDQWFKCDDHLITRARLKDVLTSEGYLLFYHKQILEYGRNTKM, encoded by the exons GCCGTGAGCTGCTTATGTCATACATGTAAAACGTACAAAGACCGCCTCCATTCGTGTCTTCACTGTATATTCTTTGGCTGCTACGTAAAAGGTCACATACAGGAACATGCGAAGACGAAAAAGCATTTTTTAG CTGTTGATCTTTGTTACGGAAATATTTTGTGCTTCCAATGCGGCGATTATGTATACGATAGAGAATTATTGGGGGTGGCTAAAACACAGTGGAGCGAGTCAGCAAAGTCGCTGAGCTTTGGAGAATTTTATCGAGCATGGGAACCGACGCAGATAGAGGCAGACTTGTTGAGGAAGCATCCGCGCAGGAGGCGTGTCGTCGAAAATTCCACTATAG GTCTCAGGGGACTTATAAATCTTGGAAGTACATGTTTCATGAACTGCATCGTACAGGCACTCATACACACGCCACTGTTAAGAGATTACTTCCTTGCTGATCGTCACCACTGCCCTCAACCCACTCGCTGTCTGGTCTGCGAAGTGTCTCATCTTTTTCAGGAATTTTATTCTGGCAGCAAAGCGCCGCTGACGCTTCACAAGCTTCTCCATTTGATCTGGACGCACGCCAGGCACTTAGCAGGCTACGAACAGCAGGATGCCCATGAATTCTTTATAGCCACGCTCGACGTGCTGCATAGGCATTGCGAAGCGGCGCCGATTTTGGTAAAGGACAACCCTCATCATTGCAACTGCATCATCGATCAAATCTTTACCGGAGGGCTTCAGAGCGACGTGGTCTGTCAGGCGTGCAA CGGAGTGTCGACCACGATAGACCCGTTTTGGGATATATCATTGGATTTGGGGCCGACGGCTAGCGCGTCCGGCTCCGATAGTTCTGGCCCCCCTACCTCGTTGTTAGATTGCCTAGAAAGGTTCACGCGTGCCGAGCATTTGGGATCCAGCGCGAAAATAAAATGCAGCAATTGCCAGACTTATCAAGAGAGCACCAAGCAATTGACGATGAAACAGCTACCCATCGTAGCCAGCTTTCACTTGAAACGATTCGAACACTCTAGCATTCAGGACAAGAAGATCTCGACGTTCATCTCGTTCCCGGAACAGCTGGACATGACGCCGTTTATGTCGCACAGACGGAACGGCAACAACAACAGCGCCATGATGGACGGCCTGCCAAAGAACGGAGAGGACATGGCATTCAGCGACAATAGATACTCTTTGTTCGCGGTGATAAACCACGAGGGCTCGCTGGAGACCGGGCACTACACTGCCTTTATACGGCAGCAAAGAGATCAATGGTTCAAGTGCGACGATCATTTGATCACCAGGGCAAGATTAAAAGACGTCCTGACTAGCGAGGG GTATCTTCTTTTTTatcataaacaaattttggagtaCGGTCGAAACACCAAGATGTAA